One Salvelinus fontinalis isolate EN_2023a chromosome 22, ASM2944872v1, whole genome shotgun sequence genomic window, CTTCTGGGGTCACTCCCGCTGAACTCCACCTGGGAAGACCAATAAAAGGTCCGATGGACAGAGTCTTGCAAAGTTCTAATGTTTCACCTGACTGCCCAGCGTTTGATGCCGTACAACACCACCACACCTTGCTAGCCAGAGTGGAGGCcagcaaaaacaaagccaaacAACGACAGCTGAGAAACTATGATAAACATAGACGAGACGTGTGTTTCCCACCCCAGTCTCGTGTCTGGGTACGTTCACATCATCTGTCGAAGGCATCTAAGAAGTTCACTGCCAAGCTAGCTTCGAGATGGAAAGGCCCATACCGTGTAGTGCAGCAGTTGAGACCAGTGAACTACTTGGTCTGTTTGGAGGACACGGGAGAAGATGTCAGGACGGGGCATGTTGTTGACCTAAAGCCCTGCTACCCTACGGCAGAAGAGCTGGATCACAGGCAAAAGCAACAACTGCAGGACCTCTTCTTGGAGGACTCTGATGATGAGGACTTCCCTGGTTTTGTATAGCAGGAACATTAACTTGTCAAAGCctgcatcctctctgtttctacaggCTTTGTTTTTTCATGGGGGGAGGAgtgtggcgaaatcctgcacggagccttcaccgtgcgctgccactttaagagcgcaTGAGCAGTAGAAAGGGCAAAATAAAAGAGCTCGTTCAGCTTTTTGGGGAGGAGCTATTAATTGGGCGACAgttttggttgtgtgtgttatgctgcaGAGTTTGTTTGTTTATCTTCAGCGTATGTGGTTGTACAGTTTTTGGAACAATCCTCGGTGTGATCGCTCGACGACGTGGTTGTTCTCATGTGGGACCGCGATGGTTATGGATCAAAGGGATTAGTAGCAACATTGTTGCAAAGCGTTCAACTACAACCCAACACTCCATCGGACAGTCAGACCGTACACCTGCAACCTCAAGACCACATCTAAGCCCTCTCtggttccctttctctctttctcttcccgctATGGTCCAGTGCTTTACACTGCAACAGagtctatttttttattttttttatcccattttctccccaatttttgtggtatccaatcgctagtaattactatcttgtctcatcactacaactcccgtacgggctcgggagagacgaaggtcgaaagccatgcgtcctccgaagcacaacccaaccaagccgcactgcttcttaacacagcgagcCTCCAACAGGGAAGTCAGCCgcaaccaatgtgtcggaggaaacaccgtgtacctgccccccttggttagcgcgcactgcgcccggcccgccacaggagtcgctggagcgcgatgagacaaggatatccctaccggccaaaccctccctaacccggacgacgctatgccaattgtgcgtcgccccacggacctcccggtcgcggccggctgcgacagagcctgggcgcgaacccagagactctggtggcgcagttagcactgcgatgcagtgccctagaccactgcgccacccgggaggcccaaccAACTCTATGTTTGCATTGAAGTTTCATTGGAGCTGGACTAGTGTGTATatgaacaccacacattcataccctcttcACTCCTTCCCTGGAAGAGAATAGAAACTCTTGCAAATCCTCTGTGTGATGACTGGGTTCATTCGTTATTGTATGAAGTTGCTGTTTATTTGCTCTGCCATTATTGTTATATGAGGTATGCTTGGTGGGGTTACCAAGAATTGTGGAAGGACTGTGATGTGATGTGGGATCTATAGGGTGTGTATTCTTTTTCTATCCGCTGGCTATCTgaccaacaggctacactctaggcagtctcttctgttgatgtgtgtgggtctggtagtggtactctcgctgttctactattttcctttcggcagggttaatacctgcctggcgcccgaacaaaatcttctttacctttctctaattaataccgctacaaggtcagggttttgtgatggccactccaataccttgactttgttgtccttaagccattttgccacaaatttggaagtatgcttgaggtctttgtccatttggaagatccatttgcgaccaagctttaacttcctgactgatgtcttgagatgttgcaccaatatatccacataagtttccttcctcatgaagccatctattttgtgaaatgcaccagtccctcctgcaggaaagcacccccacaacatgatgctgccacccccgtgattcatggttgtgatggtgttcttcggcttgctagcctcccccttttccctccaagcataacgatggtcattatggccaaacaattctatttttgtttcatcagaccagaggacatttctccaaaaaatacgatctttgtccccatgtgtagttgcaacccatagtctggctttttaatggcggatttggagcagtggcttcttccttgctgagcggcctttcaggttatgccgatataggacttgtttaactgtggatatagatacttttgtacctgtttcctccagcttcttcacagggtcctttgctgttgttattatgggattgatttgcacttttcgcaccaaagtacgttcatatctaggagacagaatgcgtctccttcctgagcggtatgacgtctgcgtggtcccatggtgtttatacttgtgtactattgtttgtacagatgaatgtggtaccttcagacatttagaaattgcttccaaggatgaatcagacttgtggaggtctacaatttttttctgaagtctttgctgatttcttttgattttcccatgatgtcaagcaaagaggcactgagtttgaaggtaggccttgaaatacatccacaggtacacctccaattgactcaaattatgtcaattagcctatcagaagcttctaaatccatgatataattttctgtatatttccaaactgtttaaaggtgcATCAAAGGTGGGACTAAAAGACTGAAACAGCATctctctcaaggccatcagacttaaatagccatcactagcacaaaGAGGCAATCAAtgtattgtatgtaaacttctgacccactggaattgtgacacattgaggtataagtgaaataatctgtctgttaacaattgttggaaaaattacttgtgtcatgcacaaaatagatgtcctaaccgacttgccaaaactatagtgtgttaacaagacatttgtggagtggttgaaaaatgagttttaatgactccaacctaagtgtatgtcaacgtccgacttcaaatgtacatGCAAGGCTATTCCACCAAATGATGTAGGGTGGCAGCAGGTCAAGAAATGCTTGCAAAGACATCATAGGTAGTGTCCCAAAAATGtaccccaaaaaataaaaaataaacatacatTACTTTGTATCTTTAACTCTTTGTGTTTCATACATTTCCTTCGaatcgcaagaggctgaatgcattcggaaagtattcagaccccttgactttttccacattttgttacgttacagtctttttctaaaatggattaaatcaaaaaaatgtcctcatccatctacacacaaaacaccataattgcaaatgtataaaaaaagatACCTTATTTTACTTaactattcagacactttgctttgagactcgaaattgagctcaggtgcatcctgtttccattggtcatccttgagatgtttctacaacttgattctagtccatctgtggtaaattcaattgattggacatgatttggaaaggcacacacctgtctatataaggtctcacaattgacagtgcatgtcagagcaaaaaccaagctatgaggtcaaaagaaatgtccgtagagctccgagacaggattgtgttgaggaacAGTTCTAGGGAAGAGTATcaaaaacattctgcagcattgaaggtccccaagagcacagtggcctccatcattcttaaatggaagaagtttggaaccaccaagactcttcctaaagctggccgcgcggctaaactgagcaattggggaagaagggtcttggtcagggaggtgaccaagaacccgatggtcactctgacagagctacagaatacctctgtggagatgggagaaccttccagaaggacaaccatctctgcagcactccactaatcagtattttatggtagagtggccagacggaagccactcctcagtaaaaggcacatgacagcccgcttggagtttgccaaaaggcagctaaaggactctcagaccatgagaaacaagattgaactctttggcctgaatgccaagcatcacgtctgaaggaaacctggcaccatccttatggtcgtggcagcatcatgctgtgtggatgtttttcagcggcagggactgggagactagtcaggatcgaggggaagaTAAACAGAGCATAGTACAGAGAGTgtcttgatgaaaatctgctccagataGCTCAGTAACTCAGActgaggcaaaggttcaccttccaacaggacaacgagcctaagcacacagtcaaggcAGCTCACATTGTaaaggcttcgggacaagtctctgaatgtccttgagtgacccagccagagccaggacttgcacccgatcgagcatctctggagagacctgaaaatagctgtgcagcgatgctacccatccaacctgacagagcttgaaaggatctgcagagaagaatggaagaaactcccccaAATCAGGTGTACTAAGCTTAtcgcatcatacccaagaatacttgaGACTGTAGTCACTgcccaaggtgcttcaacaaagtactgagtaaagggtctgaatacttatgtaaaggtgatatttccgtttattttttatttaaaataaaatatattttttaattcatgtttttgctttgcccTTATGGGGTATTTTTGCccttatggggtgttgtgtgtagattgatgagggaaaaagaataaggctgtaaagtaataaaatgtggaaaaagtcaaggggtctgaatacttttccgaatgcactgtatctcacCAGTGAAAGCATCCAAGCGATCAAAACAGCGcaactgtctctgtatgtgtagcccatcctgctggtcaaaaagagtatgacattgttgcctcccgtaacattgaatgcaagggaagccagcgagcatttggccttccttgataaaaaaatatatcaaataatagccaatcagcgatgagctaaactgagtgaatTCAGCTgcgatcaaatacttatgtcatgcaataaaatgcaaattaattacttaaaaatcatacaatgtgattttctggatttttgttttagattccatctctcacagttgaagtgagCTCTGTGTTTGTCCATAGTGATTCATTTGTAACAGTCTGTATGAGTGGTCCAGATGGCTTGTCTAGAGTTGGgacttgtcccaaatggcaccttacaacctatatggtgcactactattgaccagagtctGTGGagttggtcaaaagtagtgcgctattaggaaatagagtgctatttgggatgcagccttggATGGAGCCTTGGAGTCGGGTGCCTCCAGCCTGGTCTTAAAACCACTGCATTCCATGGCGAATCAAGATATTTGTGGCCCCATGACATCATAGCCTATGGAATGAGCTGACACAATCGCTGTGTGGAAAGTGACCTCGGTAACGAGAAGAGATTGAGTGAACTGGGCACTTTCTGTGGTTTTAACTGTCTCTATAAACACAATAATAATTTATCAAAGTTTTCATTCAATGCGAATTAGACatgaggtactgtatgtgtgtctctctgtgaccTTGTGGAGCTTTATTGAGCAAACATCCTCAGATTTTCCACAGTTCAGTTCATTTTCAGACCAGAGCAGgactgttttttttgttttttttaacacatatacacatatacagtatgGATGAATGCATAATAACCCTTTCGGCTGAACTATGCACACGAGGTATGCACACGAGGTTACATAACCCACACTCACTTTCATTCATTCACTCACTAACTTACCCTGTGAGCTTGAAAGAGCACTGTCTGGAGAAATGAAGCCCAGGAGGCCCGAGGCTGGCTCAGCACAGAGTGAGTAAACCTGAGGAGGGTCTCGGAGGAGGGCATTTCTGGTtccaaaatggcactctattccctacatagtaggGAATTCCTAGgcggtcattgaaaataagaatttgttctgaactgacttgcctagttaaataaaggtcaaataatatatatttttttaaatagtgcactacttttgggacCCTTAACACAACGTCTGCTAATCTGGACAGCAAATCACTACCTATTGATCGAGTAAGTGTTCTCTCTCCTCAGGAAGTGCATGAGAGACCCTGCACTGTATTACACAGCAAGCTGATTGTGGAGTCTGTTCAATCCATTCTTCAATCCATTATTTTCTAACAGCATCTGTCCTCCCAAGTATGAGTGTTAATTTAGGTGTGACTGTATTTTGTTTTGGCTGTCCAGTTCAGAGGTATGTGGGAGAATGGGAGAGCAAAGTGTCCTCACACAAATCAGAGACAGTAATTTTACCCTTTGCAAATGGGTGCGGGCCGAGTCCACGGAAGAGGTGGTGGGGAACCTTTTATTGAGCTCATACTGTAATTAGGTACAGCTGGGAACGAAAGCTGAGGAAATAGTACCGTTCTCAATATGAAATTATTTTCTTATAGTCCCTCACTCACTCTTTCCCTACCACTCCCAGTTTTTCCCCTTGTTCTTGCCAAATGTCTTTCAGACACAGTTGTGTTCATAAAATATGGATTCTCTTTGGGAGTTTTAAAATTCTAAATGGACAAAGGGTGAGGGATGAGGAAAGAGAGCACATAGAGGACAAGGAGGATTGAGAGGAAAGGgtgtggaggagagaaggagagggcaaGTTGCCGGGAGGGACGAAAAACAAGGGAGGGATGCATACAAAGATCATAGGCAGGGGGAAAGGAGAAAAGAAGGAAGAAGGAGGTGGTATGGAGCGAGAAAGCCAGAACAGCTGGGTCAAGGTCTTGGTTTAAATCAGTTTCACAAAGCTAATAAAATCAGGTTTTGGAAATACATGATTCATTTATAATTGTTTTAACAACACAGTTTGAGGATGGTTTACAGTTGCTTCGCTAAGACATTTTGAAGAGAATTACAGATAGGGTTTTCATGCGTTATACTGAGAATAAATACAGCTTAGTTGTGGAGGAACAATGATAACATTACAAAGCCATTACATGCTATTACGAGAACATTATATATGAAAATAAACTGGCACAAGGCTTTCACAACAATCAAACTCTGTCTGACAAAACACGTACACCTGACGTCTTGTTAACCACAATCTGAATGACTGGAAGATTAAACAAGCAAAAGGAGTAggtagaaagaaaaaaaaatggaaatgttTGACAGTCTTAAAAGTCTTTCATTCTCGTTGATATACTCTggtacacacaacatccccagcgCTCATTGTCTGAAAGAAAATGACaacaaaatgaatacaaaactCAGATAAATCAaacacatcccccccccccccccccaaaacacagTTAAAGGATCACTGTTTGTAGGCAATAAAAACATATGCTTTACCAAAATTAGTTCACCATCATCGGTCACTTCACGGGTCCAGGCAGTCTTAGGGCCCTCCCCTTTCTGCAAAGTCTGCTCACAGCTGATCTTGCTATCTGTCTCCCAGCGAGGGGTACTCTGGAGGACATAGGAAGAAGGCCCATGCAAGGATTTAATAAGTGACACTGCATGTTGTAGTGAAGTGGCTAGATAAACACAGTAGATCTGTGTGTGACCCTGAGGCTTCTCATTTGGTACTCAGTACTGTTGCGGCATGTTACTGCTTCTTCAAGTCTGTTAGGCGTTATGTTTGCTGCCCTCCACAAACCATTAAGAAAATGAGAATACTAAACCATCACATAGAACAAATATCAAGATACACAGATTTTTCCCCACATGCTTATACAGACCCCTGATTTCATACACTGAGTCCTGGCAAAATGTGCACGTACAGTAATAACCAAAATATTTAATGCAACATATGTAGAGATGAAGAATGTGGAAATAGAGTGTTACGGTGCAAGGGCGTCCGTCCACTGTGTCCTCATTGAAGGACTGGCCTACGGTGAAGGAGACATGGGTGGTGCGTACACTGGTGGAGGTCTGGATGGAGAGACTCTCTCCCTGCTGGGTGATCTCTACTGCAGGCCTGGAGGCTGCAGCCACGGCTATCTTCCTGACAAACACGTTCACACCTGGTCATGGGGATCAATAAGGTATCACAGAAGTAGATGGAGAATGAAgaccttgtgtgtgtgtcctaaatggcaccccattcactacatagtgcactagttttgaacaGGGCCCTATGGGGCTTttgaaaagtagtgcattatatagggaatatggttccatttgggatgcatccattGTGATGAAAAGCCATATCACAGCCATCATTCATAACCATTGATTTATGGGTAGTGGGAACGACATCAGCGGAGAGGGAGGGTTTGATCTCAGACAGAGCTCTCATTCATTCAACTTCAAGGGATGAGTAGCGTAGACCTGACACACAAATAACAGTATGTTACATCAGACTGACTTTCATTCCTCTCGCCTATTCAAAGTAAAATTCTTATCCCTGAATAAAAATCAGACAAACCTTCTCATTGGAGCAAAATTGATCTTTGAAGGGAAATACTGCTGTTGCCCACAGAGAAACCCCTGGAGCGAGTTAGTTGAGGAGTCCCAGGGTGCTGAGGAAATGTTATTCTCAATACCGGCTGACTGAGGGGGCCCATTTCAGGGTTAAGTTCCGTTTACACTGGCTTTAATTACAATCTCATGAGGTCTTGGTTTGAAAGGAGGGAAAATATAACATTCCTCCACGGGCTTTACATTTTAATAGATGCAAAGGCCCTCCTCTggcctttctgtgtgtgtgtgtgtgtgtgtgtgtgtggatgggtgccTCAAAAAGGATAACAAAGGACTTTTAAAACAAGAAATCAAGCAAGAAAATGATTGGAAATAATAATGAATGAATTCCCCATTAAAACCAAACATGTGCACAGAGAAGTATAAACACTTGAGTGGTATATGTGGCCACAGACCAAgcttgtaacgtcctgaccagagttattatgtgttttgcttgttta contains:
- the LOC129819502 gene encoding cellular retinoic acid-binding protein 2-like produces the protein MIDYYNKLFTSEMDRKIANFSGMWKMKTSENFEELLKALGVNVFVRKIAVAAASRPAVEITQQGESLSIQTSTSVRTTHVSFTVGQSFNEDTVDGRPCTSTPRWETDSKISCEQTLQKGEGPKTAWTREVTDDGELILTMSAGDVVCTRVYQRE